The SAR324 cluster bacterium genome window below encodes:
- a CDS encoding Uma2 family endonuclease gives MLATQKKTDIVYPETDGKPMAETDTHRILLLRAADLLQNAFPQAYVSGNICLYYEEGNPRKMISPDSLLCRQQPPHAKRVYLAWEEESQLDLVMEFSSFSTRRMDHHHKKQIYEQILKVPYYVIFDPHAIYLNVFESRKGKYHAVEANEKGMFFLEKLGIYVGLETEGLFRLFNQHQYPIPTSIEREAQRAEQEAQRAEQEAQRAEQEAQRAEQEAQRADTAEKAVAEEKEKTARARQAETSALNRAETVEKENEALRRELELLRQNRQT, from the coding sequence ATGCTGGCTACCCAGAAAAAAACGGATATTGTTTACCCTGAAACCGATGGAAAACCGATGGCTGAAACTGACACCCACCGCATTCTGTTGTTACGCGCGGCAGATCTTCTGCAAAACGCTTTTCCTCAAGCCTATGTTTCCGGCAACATCTGCCTGTATTACGAGGAAGGCAATCCCCGCAAAATGATTTCGCCCGATTCTCTGCTATGCCGTCAGCAGCCGCCCCACGCCAAACGGGTGTATCTGGCTTGGGAAGAAGAATCCCAACTGGATCTGGTCATGGAATTCAGTTCCTTCAGCACTCGCCGGATGGATCATCATCACAAAAAACAGATTTATGAACAAATCCTGAAAGTCCCCTATTATGTGATTTTTGATCCCCACGCTATTTATCTGAATGTGTTTGAGTCCCGCAAAGGCAAATATCACGCGGTGGAAGCCAATGAAAAAGGGATGTTTTTTTTAGAAAAATTGGGGATTTACGTAGGACTCGAAACAGAGGGTCTGTTCAGGTTGTTTAATCAACATCAGTACCCGATTCCGACCAGTATTGAGCGGGAAGCCCAAAGAGCGGAACAGGAAGCCCAAAGAGCGGAACAGGAAGCCCAAAGAGCGGAACAGGAAGCCCAAAGAGCGGAACAGGAAGCCCAAAGAGCGGATACCGCGGAAAAAGCGGTAGCGGAAGAAAAAGAGAAGACAGCCAGGGCAAGACAAGCGGAAACCTCTGCGCTGAATCGGGCTGAAACCGTGGAAAAGGAAAATGAAGCATTACGCAGGGAACTGGAATTACTGCGTCAAAATCGACAAACATAA
- the topA gene encoding type I DNA topoisomerase, which translates to MTSHLIIVESPAKAKTISRFLGKDYQVVASMGHVRDLPEKQLGFDTESFTPFYEVTKDKKKVISSIKQMIQKDTMIYLATDEDREGEAISWHLLEALGIKKNPVKRIVFHEITQTAIQEALRNPRDVDQQLVDAQQARRILDRAVGYELSPLLWKKIQGGLSAGRVQSVAVRIVVEREREIRQFIPEEYWKIKLLFQDPAFQAELAKFKGKAIRVKNQEEAEAIERNVRQGPLNIDSIEEKDSIRRPVPPFTTSTLQQEASRKLGYSVKQTMSVAQQLYEGNFEIPGYTGGLITYMRTDSVNLAQQAVQQALDVITQEYGNEYRVKSPRQFVTKTKGAQEAHEAIRPVDLSLKPAQVKAHLNDQQFKLYNLIWKRTLATQMSDAKFAQTTINILGGTDQEYLFQSKGQKLLFAGFLKVYVEGSDNPEAELETNDVLLPDIKKGDPLHLKNLLKEQLFTKPPARYTEASLVKKLESEGIGRPSTYAPTISTIMDRKYVEKTPEKKLIPTHIGEIVTDFLIQHFADIVDLGFTAKIEQDFDSIARGEKQWISVMQAFYQPFHSQIDEKQQSVRRGEVFQERKLGTDPKTGREVSVRVGRFGPMVQIGTKDDPEKPLFASVPKEKNIYDITLEESLKFFDLPKMLGKDTADEEIWVGRGRFGPYIRKGKTFYSLKNVDPLDVSLEQALEVIEQQASQPKGILHEFGDITVRKGPYGHYIKKGSNNYKIPKDQDPNTLTQELCEQIIATAPTPRKKGGRKPAAPAKS; encoded by the coding sequence ATGACCAGCCATTTGATCATTGTGGAATCTCCAGCCAAGGCAAAAACCATTTCCAGATTTCTGGGTAAAGATTATCAGGTTGTCGCCTCTATGGGACATGTCAGGGATTTGCCCGAGAAACAACTGGGATTTGACACTGAATCATTCACTCCGTTTTATGAAGTGACCAAAGATAAAAAGAAGGTCATTTCGTCCATCAAACAGATGATTCAGAAAGATACCATGATTTATCTGGCAACCGACGAGGACCGTGAAGGAGAAGCGATTTCATGGCATTTGCTAGAAGCCCTGGGCATTAAAAAAAATCCGGTAAAACGGATTGTATTTCATGAAATCACTCAAACCGCGATCCAGGAAGCGCTCCGGAATCCACGGGATGTGGACCAGCAATTGGTTGACGCCCAGCAGGCTCGCAGGATTCTTGACCGGGCAGTGGGTTATGAACTGTCTCCGTTGCTCTGGAAAAAAATTCAGGGCGGTCTTTCCGCCGGACGTGTCCAGAGCGTGGCAGTGCGGATCGTGGTTGAGCGGGAACGGGAGATCCGCCAGTTCATTCCCGAAGAATACTGGAAAATCAAGTTGCTGTTCCAGGATCCGGCGTTTCAGGCGGAGTTGGCCAAATTCAAAGGCAAGGCCATCCGGGTAAAAAATCAGGAAGAAGCGGAAGCCATTGAACGCAATGTGCGCCAGGGGCCGCTGAATATTGATAGCATTGAAGAAAAAGACAGCATTCGCCGACCTGTTCCACCCTTCACAACATCGACTCTGCAACAGGAAGCCTCCCGTAAACTGGGATATTCCGTCAAACAAACCATGTCGGTAGCTCAGCAGCTTTATGAAGGGAATTTTGAAATTCCCGGTTACACCGGCGGATTGATCACTTACATGCGTACCGACTCGGTCAATCTGGCACAACAGGCGGTTCAACAGGCACTGGATGTGATCACACAGGAATATGGAAATGAATATCGGGTGAAGTCTCCCCGGCAATTTGTAACCAAAACCAAAGGGGCACAGGAAGCCCATGAAGCGATCCGTCCGGTGGATTTGTCGCTGAAACCCGCACAGGTGAAAGCCCATTTGAACGATCAGCAGTTCAAATTGTATAATCTGATCTGGAAACGAACCCTGGCGACGCAGATGTCAGACGCGAAATTTGCGCAGACCACCATCAATATTCTGGGCGGCACCGATCAGGAATATCTGTTTCAGTCAAAAGGCCAGAAACTGCTGTTTGCCGGATTTCTGAAAGTTTATGTGGAAGGTTCCGACAATCCTGAAGCCGAACTGGAAACCAATGATGTGCTGTTGCCGGATATCAAGAAAGGTGATCCGCTACATTTAAAAAATCTGCTGAAGGAACAACTGTTCACCAAACCGCCCGCACGCTACACCGAAGCGTCTCTGGTCAAGAAACTGGAATCAGAAGGCATTGGACGGCCTTCGACCTATGCGCCGACCATTTCCACGATCATGGATCGGAAGTATGTGGAAAAAACGCCTGAGAAAAAACTGATCCCCACCCATATCGGTGAAATTGTAACGGATTTTCTGATCCAGCATTTTGCGGATATTGTGGATCTGGGCTTCACCGCCAAGATTGAACAGGATTTTGACAGCATTGCCCGTGGAGAAAAACAGTGGATAAGCGTGATGCAGGCGTTCTATCAGCCGTTTCATTCCCAAATTGATGAAAAACAGCAATCGGTGCGACGCGGGGAAGTTTTTCAGGAACGCAAGCTGGGCACTGATCCCAAAACAGGACGGGAAGTTTCTGTGCGTGTAGGCCGCTTTGGACCGATGGTTCAGATTGGCACCAAGGATGATCCGGAAAAACCCTTGTTCGCGTCAGTTCCCAAAGAAAAAAATATTTATGACATCACACTCGAGGAATCCCTGAAGTTTTTTGATCTCCCCAAAATGCTGGGAAAAGATACCGCTGATGAGGAAATCTGGGTTGGTCGTGGCCGATTCGGGCCATATATCCGGAAAGGCAAAACCTTTTATTCCCTGAAAAATGTGGACCCGCTGGATGTCAGTCTGGAACAGGCGCTGGAAGTGATTGAACAACAGGCTTCCCAGCCTAAAGGGATTTTGCATGAATTTGGTGATATTACCGTGCGGAAGGGACCTTATGGGCATTACATCAAAAAAGGTTCTAACAACTATAAAATCCCTAAAGACCAGGACCCCAACACACTCACTCAGGAACTCTGTGAACAGATCATTGCCACAGCTCCGACTCCTCGCAAAAAAGGTGGCAGAAAACCAGCGGCTCCCGCCAAATCGTGA
- a CDS encoding response regulator produces the protein MQKFDDISIQHKLTIVIVSTTFLALILAMVAVSIYEIHSFRELKSSELTTLADVIANNAKTALMSGNKDIAHEILESLKDDPHIRGSVLFDQQNQPFASYFLTYMPVPEIQPESWWFEDNAILLYRNIFFENSRIGTIFIQADMTHLYQNLRQYLVIAGGTTVLSVIAAYWLSFFLQKRISQPLLNLAEVAKTVSEERDYSLRATPIGQDEIGVLIEHFNEMLFQIQFRDQQLELYRENLEAEVVIRTKQLLETNRKLLSAKEQAEASSLAKTQFLANMSHEIRTPLNAISGFSQVLLSKARRYADLPEEFSHFLSNIHLSSQNLSELINNVLDLSKIEAGKMNVVLESLNLRTLVQGIFHINKARAIEKRHNYTYEIDPQLPEFIQTDRNKLNHILMNLVSNAVKFTPENKSIFVSVFKEIEWLVLKVQDQGIGIAEEKLKLVFNPFEQVDGSTTRQYQGTGLGLAIVKKMTELLNGRIEVQSVVHEGSTFIIRLPLIKGTPVESFSLDMSTYGFAPANRILLIEDNLMNQEMTQSLFEELGLSLIMADSGETGIEMVRGMVRNQQSPDLILLDMHMPGMDGMEVARILHQDPETINIPIVAISADAFIQQQKTAIIMGCNDYLTKPLKFEELLPVLKKYLSMKETVEPPSKTPLEIPETVMDEILESFRILSLIPAYDQSEQIHHINLIHAMCKAYNTDLNQLVIQITDAIWKGDDQTCQRLIQQILNAPPQTSTFVAT, from the coding sequence ATGCAGAAATTTGATGATATTTCCATCCAGCACAAATTAACCATAGTCATTGTTTCAACCACGTTTCTGGCACTGATTCTGGCCATGGTTGCCGTGTCCATCTATGAAATCCACTCTTTCAGAGAATTGAAAAGCAGTGAACTCACAACCCTTGCCGATGTGATCGCCAATAACGCGAAAACCGCACTGATGTCCGGAAACAAGGACATTGCGCATGAAATACTGGAATCCCTCAAGGATGATCCTCACATCAGAGGCTCAGTTCTGTTTGACCAGCAAAACCAACCCTTTGCATCGTATTTTCTGACCTATATGCCTGTGCCGGAAATTCAACCAGAATCCTGGTGGTTTGAGGACAACGCCATCCTGTTGTATCGAAACATTTTTTTTGAAAATAGCCGGATTGGGACCATCTTTATACAGGCCGATATGACCCACCTGTATCAAAACCTGAGGCAATACCTTGTCATTGCGGGTGGAACCACTGTGTTGTCAGTGATTGCGGCATATTGGCTATCTTTTTTTCTACAAAAAAGAATTTCACAACCACTGTTGAATCTGGCGGAGGTTGCAAAAACAGTGTCTGAAGAACGGGACTACTCCCTTCGGGCCACACCGATCGGTCAGGATGAAATCGGCGTTCTCATTGAGCATTTCAACGAGATGCTCTTCCAGATTCAATTCCGGGATCAGCAACTGGAACTCTATCGTGAAAACCTGGAAGCCGAAGTGGTCATCCGCACAAAGCAATTGCTCGAAACCAACAGAAAGTTACTCTCAGCCAAGGAACAGGCTGAAGCCTCCAGCCTTGCCAAAACCCAGTTTCTGGCCAATATGAGCCATGAAATCCGGACCCCCCTGAATGCCATCAGTGGCTTCAGTCAGGTATTGTTGAGCAAAGCCCGGAGATATGCTGATTTGCCTGAGGAATTCAGCCATTTTCTGTCCAACATTCATCTCAGCAGTCAAAATCTGTCGGAACTGATCAACAATGTCCTGGATCTTTCCAAAATTGAAGCAGGAAAAATGAATGTTGTACTCGAAAGTCTGAACCTCAGAACACTGGTTCAGGGCATTTTCCACATCAATAAGGCAAGAGCTATTGAGAAACGGCATAATTACACTTATGAAATTGATCCGCAACTACCGGAATTCATCCAAACAGACCGGAACAAACTCAATCATATCCTGATGAATCTGGTCAGCAACGCGGTGAAATTCACACCGGAAAACAAAAGTATTTTTGTGAGTGTGTTCAAAGAGATAGAATGGCTGGTGTTGAAAGTTCAGGATCAGGGGATCGGCATTGCTGAAGAAAAACTTAAATTGGTTTTTAATCCGTTTGAACAGGTGGATGGCTCCACCACCAGACAATACCAGGGCACAGGATTGGGACTGGCAATCGTGAAAAAAATGACTGAACTGCTGAACGGACGGATTGAGGTGCAAAGCGTGGTGCATGAAGGCTCAACCTTTATCATACGGCTCCCTCTGATCAAAGGCACTCCGGTAGAGTCTTTTTCGCTGGATATGTCCACTTATGGATTTGCTCCTGCAAACAGAATTTTACTGATAGAAGACAATCTGATGAATCAGGAAATGACACAATCACTGTTTGAGGAATTAGGTTTGTCATTAATCATGGCAGACAGTGGTGAAACCGGGATCGAAATGGTACGCGGCATGGTACGGAATCAGCAAAGCCCTGATCTGATTTTACTCGATATGCACATGCCGGGCATGGATGGTATGGAAGTCGCCCGGATTCTGCATCAGGATCCGGAAACCATAAACATTCCCATTGTCGCGATTTCTGCGGATGCCTTCATCCAACAGCAAAAAACCGCCATCATCATGGGATGCAATGACTATCTGACAAAACCCCTGAAATTTGAAGAACTACTGCCGGTGCTGAAAAAATATCTGAGTATGAAAGAAACCGTTGAGCCCCCATCTAAAACCCCCCTGGAAATTCCTGAAACTGTCATGGATGAGATTCTGGAATCATTTAGAATTCTTTCCCTGATTCCAGCCTATGATCAATCCGAACAAATCCATCATATCAATCTGATCCATGCCATGTGTAAGGCTTACAACACGGATCTGAATCAACTTGTCATCCAGATCACTGATGCCATCTGGAAAGGTGATGACCAGACATGTCAGCGGTTGATTCAACAAATTCTGAATGCCCCTCCTCAAACATCCACCTTTGTAGCGACGTAA
- a CDS encoding SpoIIE family protein phosphatase — protein MSPQKAKILVVDDDRQTVEFLVTLLKDHDYIPKFIVRSEFLFPILQSDQFDLILLDIHMPGVSGLNLLQDLKRHPQFGKIPVIMLTGDISEQLVAQSFSIGASDFVNKPIHSAVLLARIQALLTAHWNRINLEQMVDQRTVELKKTIIELEEETLRRMRHENELNQTRLILEEKFRELELSHAQIHSQQSRMLEELQLARETQKVILPQEFPQIPNIHFAHKYETTDLIGGDFYDVFQMDDQKVGLVIGDVMGHGISASLLAFTFLFTFSYARQSGESTARAISLTNSYIKEKLKNHKFACMTYALLDPSGNTLTYTNAGTPANLWIRPQQGKIEFLKTHGTVVGTFSYPLAEYEEQTIQMVPGDKFIMFTDALTETLNHKNEMLHPYQIRNKLLPHIEKPVEQIIEQLYGIGREHSTTGRYEDDLTILGLEIL, from the coding sequence ATGTCCCCTCAAAAAGCTAAAATTCTGGTAGTCGATGATGATCGGCAAACGGTGGAGTTTCTGGTCACCTTGCTGAAAGATCATGACTACATTCCTAAATTTATTGTCCGTTCCGAGTTTTTGTTTCCGATTCTGCAATCAGACCAGTTTGATCTGATCCTGCTGGACATCCACATGCCGGGTGTCAGCGGACTCAATTTGCTACAGGATCTTAAGCGACATCCTCAATTTGGAAAGATACCTGTCATCATGCTGACCGGAGACATCAGCGAACAACTGGTTGCTCAAAGTTTCAGCATTGGCGCGTCAGATTTTGTCAACAAACCCATCCATAGCGCTGTCCTGCTGGCCAGGATCCAGGCGTTGCTGACAGCTCACTGGAACCGCATCAACCTGGAACAGATGGTGGATCAGCGTACTGTAGAACTGAAAAAAACGATTATTGAACTGGAAGAAGAAACACTCCGGCGGATGCGGCATGAAAATGAACTCAATCAGACCCGACTCATACTGGAAGAAAAATTCAGGGAACTTGAGTTATCTCATGCACAAATTCACAGCCAGCAAAGCCGAATGCTGGAGGAACTGCAACTGGCTCGTGAAACCCAGAAGGTGATTTTGCCCCAGGAATTTCCTCAAATTCCCAACATCCACTTTGCCCATAAATATGAAACCACAGATCTGATTGGCGGCGATTTTTATGATGTTTTTCAGATGGATGACCAAAAGGTCGGCCTGGTGATTGGCGATGTCATGGGACATGGAATTTCCGCGTCGTTACTGGCCTTTACCTTTCTGTTCACTTTTTCCTATGCGCGCCAATCCGGAGAATCAACCGCCAGAGCCATCTCGTTGACGAACAGTTACATCAAGGAAAAACTGAAAAATCATAAGTTTGCCTGCATGACCTACGCATTGCTGGATCCCTCCGGCAACACGCTGACTTACACCAATGCCGGAACGCCCGCAAACTTATGGATACGCCCGCAACAGGGCAAGATTGAGTTTCTGAAAACACACGGGACTGTCGTCGGAACGTTCAGTTACCCTCTTGCGGAATATGAGGAACAAACCATTCAGATGGTTCCCGGAGACAAGTTTATCATGTTCACGGACGCGCTGACTGAAACGCTCAATCATAAAAATGAAATGCTTCACCCTTATCAAATCAGAAACAAACTTTTGCCTCATATCGAGAAACCCGTAGAGCAAATCATTGAGCAACTCTATGGCATTGGACGTGAACATTCGACCACTGGCAGATATGAAGATGATCTGACAATCCTCGGTTTGGAAATTTTATAA
- a CDS encoding response regulator — translation MMPDKSDKLIQENLEVLKYLQESRLFNNLPEDFLAQIVPLSRLEKYPAGTVLMEEGSLNDRIFLLNRGVVSVYSLGELLMHLRRKGDIFGEMAVISTRPSVNTVVAQTPVDLFSIQVRDIQEYTNLAVDTLESLFYRIFAVVLSDKLSLITHKARQFEILNRQLHEMTAKLQQAKDHAETANHAKTQFLANMSHEIRTPLNAIIGFGGIVLKKAKEYDLPGEILQYMENIRTSGQNLSELINNILDLAKIEAGKLEILTGPLNLKLLIQGIYHINKATALQKGIEFTYEIAPDLPSVIITDRTKLNQILMNLLSNALKFTPEGKSVMLVVSCNMDWLIFQVVDQGIGIPEEKLELIFENFEQIHDIPDDFQGTGLGLSITRVLVDLLGGEIQVESQVGKGSTFSVFLPLTKGAFDMKASENSFSDLHFSSDNKVLLVEDNLMNQEMMMVLFRDLGIEPVLAKNGHEAISAVRQEIPDLILMDMQMPGMDGLEATRIIRQYPQFQRIPVVAISAHAFVEQQKSALEAGINDYLIKPVDHAMLMPVLAKYLKRSDIEQESLKQEGTLPLEIKQKLRMELNHLLQIPVYDGATLLESIGRIDHYLSSEKGLSKAFVLELKDAVFAGDSNKIQTLVSTFLPVLD, via the coding sequence ATGATGCCTGATAAATCCGATAAACTCATTCAGGAAAACCTGGAAGTTCTCAAATATCTTCAGGAATCCAGGTTGTTCAATAACCTTCCTGAAGACTTTCTTGCACAGATTGTCCCGCTTTCCAGGCTCGAGAAATACCCAGCGGGCACGGTGCTGATGGAAGAAGGCTCCTTGAATGATCGTATTTTCCTGCTCAATCGAGGTGTGGTGAGTGTCTATTCGCTGGGTGAATTGCTCATGCATCTGCGCAGAAAAGGGGATATTTTTGGAGAAATGGCGGTGATCTCAACCCGCCCTTCCGTGAATACCGTAGTTGCCCAGACCCCGGTAGACCTGTTCAGCATTCAGGTCAGAGATATTCAGGAATACACCAATCTTGCTGTAGATACACTGGAAAGCCTGTTTTACCGAATTTTTGCGGTTGTGCTCAGCGACAAGCTTTCCCTGATCACTCACAAAGCCCGGCAGTTTGAGATATTGAATCGGCAACTGCATGAAATGACCGCAAAACTTCAACAAGCCAAAGATCATGCGGAAACAGCCAACCACGCCAAAACACAGTTTCTGGCCAACATGAGCCATGAAATCCGAACGCCACTGAACGCGATCATCGGATTCGGCGGAATTGTGCTCAAAAAAGCGAAAGAATATGACTTGCCCGGAGAGATTTTACAATACATGGAAAACATCCGGACCAGTGGACAAAACCTGTCCGAATTGATCAATAACATTCTGGATCTGGCAAAAATTGAGGCTGGTAAACTGGAAATCCTGACAGGTCCGTTGAATCTGAAATTGCTGATTCAGGGGATCTATCACATCAACAAGGCCACCGCGTTGCAGAAGGGCATTGAATTCACCTATGAAATCGCGCCCGATCTGCCGTCTGTGATCATCACCGACCGCACCAAACTCAATCAGATACTCATGAATTTGCTCAGCAATGCGCTGAAATTCACTCCTGAAGGAAAATCTGTGATGCTGGTGGTGAGTTGCAACATGGACTGGCTCATCTTTCAGGTCGTGGATCAGGGAATAGGGATTCCTGAAGAAAAACTGGAACTCATTTTTGAAAATTTTGAGCAGATTCATGACATACCCGATGATTTTCAGGGAACGGGGCTTGGACTTTCCATCACAAGAGTGCTGGTCGATTTGCTGGGCGGTGAAATTCAAGTGGAAAGCCAGGTGGGTAAAGGCTCAACTTTTTCAGTGTTTCTGCCACTGACCAAGGGCGCTTTTGATATGAAGGCCTCTGAAAATTCATTTTCAGACCTCCATTTTTCCAGTGATAACAAAGTCCTGCTGGTGGAAGACAACCTCATGAACCAGGAAATGATGATGGTGCTTTTTCGTGATCTTGGAATTGAGCCTGTGCTGGCAAAAAACGGACACGAAGCAATTTCCGCAGTAAGACAGGAAATTCCTGATCTGATTTTGATGGACATGCAGATGCCCGGTATGGATGGCTTGGAGGCCACCCGTATTATCCGACAATATCCCCAGTTTCAGCGGATTCCTGTCGTGGCAATATCGGCCCATGCGTTCGTGGAACAGCAAAAATCCGCACTTGAAGCCGGAATCAACGATTATCTGATCAAACCGGTAGATCACGCCATGCTGATGCCTGTACTGGCAAAATATCTCAAACGATCAGACATTGAACAGGAATCACTGAAACAGGAGGGCACACTGCCGTTAGAAATCAAACAGAAGCTACGTATGGAACTGAATCATCTCTTGCAGATTCCTGTGTATGATGGTGCAACACTGCTTGAATCCATTGGACGAATTGACCACTATCTGTCTTCTGAAAAAGGCCTTTCAAAGGCTTTCGTACTGGAGTTGAAGGACGCCGTGTTTGCTGGAGACTCAAATAAAATTCAGACCCTTGTTTCAACATTTCTTCCTGTTCTGGATTAA
- a CDS encoding response regulator — protein sequence MKLFFHVFFLFCHFFTILSLSAFAQIQGTVSPHPVAVNGVLDLRDWDLENQGNINLDGDWEFYYEQFIMPEDFHRRSPPERTGMMKVPGVWNDHRISGNTVGGTGYATYRLVILLGHSYPDLSFKLMNASTAYSLFVNQNFLTGNGSPGLSEKNSTPDFRPHVIHIPESSSQLEIVIHVSNFHYRKGGLWEQLELGVSSQINNAREMNIALHLFLLGALVIMFMYHFGLFYMRRKDKSALYFAIFCLVVAIRNISTGERYITMMFPDIPWELQLSMEYVSMYFSFPLFLSFFHSVFPEHPQSRIIKWCYGISIVFTASIILMPPVLYSWGPLLFEMIVLVAGIYYIKLMLGIIRKREEGSFIFFMGFLAAFLAFLQDTLHANQIIHTMYLGPVGVFFLILSQAHLLSQKFSSSFVKVETLSKQLHQSSLQLKSFNENLEKQIESRTKALLTEVSQHQLTHQKLLSEKENAEKANAAKSIFLANMSHEIRTPLNSINGFSSILLKQKDSLGLSGKVQHYLDNIYRAGIGLTELVNNILDLTKIESGKMEIQSEAFNVKALINEIFGLHHLQASEKHLRYENLIDPDFPVYIHSDRGKLRQILINLLGNAIKFTSDGKRVCLTTKVNEGWLIFHVIDQGMGIPDEKKQTIFLPFEQADGTITRKFGGSGLGLTIVEKITRLLNGNIQLEDTPGGGSTFVLRIPFIPADVPEHTIEADVIWDVPFAKDNCILVCEDNLMNQEVIKALFEEIGLEIVLADNGQTGIQKLHELSHSGILPDVILMDMHMPVMDGLEAIQKIRAMDMFITIPIIGLSADAFTDQQRQAMLSGADYYLTKPLESSQLMSILKTCLRTEI from the coding sequence ATGAAATTATTTTTCCATGTATTTTTCCTTTTCTGCCATTTTTTCACGATACTGTCGTTGTCTGCGTTTGCCCAGATACAGGGAACCGTCTCGCCTCATCCTGTTGCTGTGAATGGTGTGCTTGATCTGAGGGACTGGGATCTGGAAAACCAGGGAAATATCAATCTGGATGGAGACTGGGAATTTTATTATGAACAGTTCATCATGCCTGAAGATTTCCACCGGAGATCCCCTCCGGAAAGAACTGGAATGATGAAAGTTCCAGGCGTATGGAATGACCACAGGATTTCCGGAAATACTGTAGGTGGAACAGGATACGCGACTTACCGTCTGGTGATTCTGTTGGGACATTCCTATCCTGATTTATCGTTCAAACTGATGAACGCGTCTACCGCTTATTCCCTGTTCGTGAATCAAAACTTTCTGACAGGTAATGGATCCCCGGGGCTTTCAGAAAAGAATTCAACACCTGATTTTCGCCCTCATGTTATTCATATTCCTGAATCTTCGTCACAACTGGAGATCGTGATTCATGTCTCCAACTTTCATTACCGCAAGGGTGGACTCTGGGAACAACTGGAACTGGGTGTTTCTTCTCAGATAAACAACGCCCGGGAAATGAACATTGCGCTTCATCTGTTTCTGCTGGGAGCACTGGTGATCATGTTCATGTATCACTTTGGACTATTTTACATGCGCAGAAAGGATAAATCAGCACTGTATTTCGCAATTTTCTGTCTGGTGGTGGCAATACGCAACATTTCCACCGGAGAACGCTATATCACCATGATGTTTCCAGACATTCCATGGGAACTGCAACTGTCTATGGAATATGTATCCATGTATTTTTCATTTCCATTATTTCTCAGTTTTTTCCATTCTGTTTTTCCAGAACATCCCCAATCCCGGATCATTAAATGGTGTTACGGGATTTCCATTGTTTTTACTGCCAGCATTATCCTGATGCCTCCAGTTCTCTATTCATGGGGGCCATTGCTGTTTGAAATGATCGTACTGGTTGCGGGAATCTATTATATCAAGCTCATGCTCGGAATTATCCGCAAGCGAGAGGAGGGTTCCTTCATTTTTTTTATGGGGTTTCTGGCCGCTTTTCTGGCGTTCCTTCAGGACACTCTCCATGCAAATCAAATCATTCACACCATGTATCTGGGACCTGTGGGTGTTTTTTTTCTGATTCTCAGTCAGGCTCATTTGCTTTCACAGAAATTTTCCTCCAGTTTTGTGAAAGTCGAAACATTGTCTAAACAATTGCATCAGAGTTCTTTGCAACTCAAGAGTTTCAATGAAAACCTGGAAAAACAGATAGAATCACGGACAAAAGCATTGCTTACAGAAGTTTCCCAGCATCAACTCACCCATCAGAAATTACTTTCCGAAAAAGAAAACGCTGAAAAAGCCAATGCGGCAAAAAGTATTTTTCTGGCCAACATGAGTCATGAAATCCGAACTCCGCTGAATTCAATCAATGGTTTCAGCAGTATCCTGTTGAAACAAAAAGACAGCCTGGGCCTGTCCGGGAAAGTTCAGCATTATCTGGATAATATTTATCGAGCGGGTATCGGTCTGACTGAACTGGTCAACAACATTCTGGATCTGACCAAAATTGAATCCGGTAAAATGGAGATTCAATCTGAAGCCTTCAACGTGAAGGCGCTGATCAACGAAATTTTTGGACTGCATCATCTACAGGCCAGTGAAAAACACTTACGGTATGAAAACCTGATTGATCCGGACTTTCCAGTATATATTCATTCCGATCGAGGTAAATTACGCCAGATTCTGATCAATTTGCTGGGCAATGCGATCAAATTCACCTCTGATGGAAAACGAGTCTGTCTGACAACAAAAGTCAATGAAGGATGGCTGATATTCCACGTTATTGATCAGGGGATGGGGATCCCGGATGAAAAAAAACAAACGATTTTTCTGCCTTTTGAACAGGCCGATGGAACCATCACCCGCAAGTTTGGCGGATCAGGCCTTGGATTGACCATTGTGGAAAAAATCACACGGTTGTTGAATGGCAATATTCAACTGGAAGATACTCCCGGTGGTGGAAGCACCTTTGTCCTGCGGATACCATTCATTCCCGCAGATGTCCCGGAGCATACGATTGAGGCGGATGTAATTTGGGATGTCCCGTTTGCGAAAGATAACTGTATTCTTGTGTGTGAAGACAATCTGATGAACCAGGAAGTGATCAAAGCACTGTTTGAGGAAATCGGTTTGGAAATCGTACTTGCTGATAATGGACAGACCGGAATCCAAAAACTGCATGAACTTTCCCATTCAGGAATATTACCCGATGTTATCCTGATGGATATGCACATGCCTGTGATGGATGGTCTGGAGGCCATTCAAAAAATTCGTGCCATGGATATGTTCATCACAATTCCGATCATTGGCCTTTCGGCAGATGCCTTCACAGATCAGCAACGACAAGCCATGCTTAGCGGTGCCGATTACTATTTGACCAAACCGTTAGAATCCAGTCAATTGATGTCAATCCTGAAAACCTGCTTGCGTACGGAAATATGA